The following are encoded in a window of Sminthopsis crassicaudata isolate SCR6 chromosome 3, ASM4859323v1, whole genome shotgun sequence genomic DNA:
- the P3H1 gene encoding prolyl 3-hydroxylase 1 isoform X1, with protein MAWLALWLWLSVAWAGAEAWLWTAAEPGTASVAAGLESTETPDGLFAAGAAAYARGDWAAVVLHMERALRSRASLRALRLRCRSECAAQHPWEPELGLQAETDRTATALHDLRFFGRLLHRAACLRACLGPPAAHTLSEELELEFRKRSPYNYLQVAYFKINKLEKAVAAAHTFFVGNPEHLEMRQNLDYYQTMSGVKEEDFKDLEAKPHMHEFRLGVRLYSEEQPHEAVPHLEAALQEYFVADEECRALCEGPYDYDGYNYLEYNADLFQSITDHYIQVLSCKQSCVTELASHPSREKPFEDFLPSHYNYLQFAYYNIGNYTQAIECAKTYLLFFPNDEVMNQNLAYYTAMVGEELAKLLSPRENAQRYRHRSLLEKELLFFAYDVFGIPFVDPDTWTPEEVIPKRLQEKQKTERETAVRISQEIGNLMKEIETLVEEKTKEAVDVSLLAREGGPLLYDGISLTMSSKVLNGSQRVVMDGVISDDECRQLQRLTNAAATAGDGYRGHTSPHTKSEKFYGVTVFKALKLGQEGKVPLQSAHLYYNVTEKVRRVMESYFRLDTPLYFSYSHLVCRTAIEEAQEDRTDSSHPVHVDNCILNSEALVCIKEPPAYTFRDYSAILYLNGDFDGGNFYFTELDAKTVTVSDCPGVWQVAKCHSLPCFLSQAEVQPQCGRAVGFTSGAENPHGVRAVTRGQRCAIALWFTLDPRHSERDRVQADDLVKMLFSPEEPDLSQEQPHDKSQDAPVPPTEPPSATKSGSKDEL; from the exons ATGGCCTGGCTCGCTCTGTGGCTGTGGTTGTCCGTGGCCTGGGCTGGGGCTGAGGCCTGGCTCTGGACCGCGGCGGAGCCGGGGACGGCGTCTGTGGCAGCGGGGCTGGAGTCGACTGAGACCCCCGACGGGCTGTTTGCGGCGGGCGCCGCGGCCTACGCGCGCGGGGACTGGGCGGCGGTGGTGCTGCACATGGAACGGGCGCTGCGCTCCCGGGCCTCGCTCCGAGCCCTGCGCCTGCGCTGCCGCTCGGAGTGCGCCGCCCAGCACCCCTGGGAGCCTGAACTGGGGCTCCAGGCCGAGACCGACCGGACCGCCACTGCCCTGCACGACCTGCGCTTCTTCGGGAGGCTGCTGCATCGTGCCGCCTGCCTCCGCGCCTGCCTGGGCCCGCCCGCCGCTCACACCCTCAGCGAGGAGCTGGAGCTGGAGTTCCGCAAGCGGAGCCCCTACAACTACCTACAAGTGGCCTACTTTAAG ATTAACAAGTTGGAGAAGGCTGTTGCAGCTGCACACACCTTCTTTGTGGGGAATCCAGAGCACCTGGAGATGCGCCAGAACTTGGACTATTATCAAACAATGTCAGGGGTCAAGGAGGAGGACTTCAAGGACCTCGAGGCAAAACCTCACATG CACGAGTTCCGGCTGGGTGTGCGGCTCTACTCAGAGGAACAGCCCCATGAAGCTGTGCCCCATTTGGAGGCGGCCCTGCAAGAGTATTTTGTGGCAGATGAGGAATGCCGTGCCCTCTGTGAGGGCCCTTATGACTATGATGGCTACAACTACCTCGAATACAATGCTGACCTCTTCCAGTCCATCACAG ATCATTACATCCAGGTGCTGAGTTGTAAACAGAGTTGTGTTACCGAGCTTGCCTCTCATCCCAGCCGAGAGAAGCCCTTTGAAGATTTCCTCCCGTCGCACTATAATTATCTTCAGTTTGCCTACTACAACA TCGGGAATTATACCCAAGCTATTGAATGTGCCAAGACGTACCTGCTCTTCTTTCCCAATGATGAGGTAATGAACCAGAACCTGGCTTATTACACAGCGATGGTGGGAGAAGAACTGGCAAAGCTCCTGAGCCCCCGGGAG AATGCCCAGAGATACCGACACCGAAGCCTGTTGGAGAAGGAGCTGCTTTTCTTTGCTTACGATGTATTTGGAATTCCCTTTGTGGACCCA GACACATGGACCCCAGAGGAGGTGATTCCCAAGAGACTGCAAGAAAAGCAGAA GACAGAACGGGAGACAGCTGTACGCATTTCTCAAGAGATTGGAAACCTCATGAAGGAGATTGAAACTCTCGTGGAGGAGAAGACAAAGGAAGCTGTGGACGTGAGCCTGCTCGCTCGGGAAG GAGGCCCCCTCCTCTATGATGGAATCAGCCTTACCATGAGCTCCAAGGTGCTGAATGGCTCCCAGCGAGTGGTGATGGATGGAGTCATCTCTGATGATGAGTGTCGGCAGCTGCAGAGACTCACCAAT GCAGCAGCAACTGCAGGGGATGGGTACCGAGGTCACACTTCTCCCCACACCAAAAGTGAGAAGTTCTACGGGGTCACTGTCTTCAAAGCCCTCAAG CTGGGCCAGGAGGGGAAGGTGCCCCTGCAGAGTGCCCATCTCTACTACAACGTGACCGAGAAGGTGAGGCGCGTCATGGAATCCTACTTCCGGCTGGATACGCCCCTCTATTTCTCCTACTCCCACCTGGTGTGCCGCACAGCGATCGAAG AAGCCCAGGAGGACAGGACCGACAGCAGCCATCCGGTGCACGTGGACAATTGCATCCTGAATTCAGAGGCACTGGTGTGCATCAAGGAGCCTCCTGCCTACACTTTCCGGGACTACAG TGCTATTCTCTACCTAAATGGGGACTTTGACGGAGGAAACTTTTATTTCACTGAACTAGATGCCAAGACAGTGACGGTGAGTGACTGTCCTGGGGTCTGGCAGGT GGCCAAGTGCCACAGCCTACCTTGTTTCCTTTCTCAGGCAGAAGTGCAGCCCCAGTGTGGCAGAGCGGTGGGCTTCACCTCAGGGGCTGAGAACCCGCATGGGGTGAGGGCTGTCACCAGGGGGCAGCGCTGCGCCATTGCACTCTGGTTCACCCTGGACCCCCGGCACAGTGAGCGG GACCGAGTGCAGGCAGACGACCTGGTGAAGATGCTCTTCAGCCCTGAAGAACCGGACCTGTCCCAGGAGCAGCCCCATGACAAGTCCCAGGATGCACCTGTGCCTCCCACGGAGCCTCCCTCAGCGACCAAGTCAGGGAGCAAGGATGAGTTATGA
- the P3H1 gene encoding prolyl 3-hydroxylase 1 isoform X2, protein MAWLALWLWLSVAWAGAEAWLWTAAEPGTASVAAGLESTETPDGLFAAGAAAYARGDWAAVVLHMERALRSRASLRALRLRCRSECAAQHPWEPELGLQAETDRTATALHDLRFFGRLLHRAACLRACLGPPAAHTLSEELELEFRKRSPYNYLQVAYFKINKLEKAVAAAHTFFVGNPEHLEMRQNLDYYQTMSGVKEEDFKDLEAKPHMHEFRLGVRLYSEEQPHEAVPHLEAALQEYFVADEECRALCEGPYDYDGYNYLEYNADLFQSITDHYIQVLSCKQSCVTELASHPSREKPFEDFLPSHYNYLQFAYYNIGNYTQAIECAKTYLLFFPNDEVMNQNLAYYTAMVGEELAKLLSPRENAQRYRHRSLLEKELLFFAYDVFGIPFVDPDTWTPEEVIPKRLQEKQKTERETAVRISQEIGNLMKEIETLVEEKTKEAVDVSLLAREGGPLLYDGISLTMSSKVLNGSQRVVMDGVISDDECRQLQRLTNAAATAGDGYRGHTSPHTKSEKFYGVTVFKALKLGQEGKVPLQSAHLYYNVTEKVRRVMESYFRLDTPLYFSYSHLVCRTAIEEAQEDRTDSSHPVHVDNCILNSEALVCIKEPPAYTFRDYSAILYLNGDFDGGNFYFTELDAKTVTAEVQPQCGRAVGFTSGAENPHGVRAVTRGQRCAIALWFTLDPRHSERDRVQADDLVKMLFSPEEPDLSQEQPHDKSQDAPVPPTEPPSATKSGSKDEL, encoded by the exons ATGGCCTGGCTCGCTCTGTGGCTGTGGTTGTCCGTGGCCTGGGCTGGGGCTGAGGCCTGGCTCTGGACCGCGGCGGAGCCGGGGACGGCGTCTGTGGCAGCGGGGCTGGAGTCGACTGAGACCCCCGACGGGCTGTTTGCGGCGGGCGCCGCGGCCTACGCGCGCGGGGACTGGGCGGCGGTGGTGCTGCACATGGAACGGGCGCTGCGCTCCCGGGCCTCGCTCCGAGCCCTGCGCCTGCGCTGCCGCTCGGAGTGCGCCGCCCAGCACCCCTGGGAGCCTGAACTGGGGCTCCAGGCCGAGACCGACCGGACCGCCACTGCCCTGCACGACCTGCGCTTCTTCGGGAGGCTGCTGCATCGTGCCGCCTGCCTCCGCGCCTGCCTGGGCCCGCCCGCCGCTCACACCCTCAGCGAGGAGCTGGAGCTGGAGTTCCGCAAGCGGAGCCCCTACAACTACCTACAAGTGGCCTACTTTAAG ATTAACAAGTTGGAGAAGGCTGTTGCAGCTGCACACACCTTCTTTGTGGGGAATCCAGAGCACCTGGAGATGCGCCAGAACTTGGACTATTATCAAACAATGTCAGGGGTCAAGGAGGAGGACTTCAAGGACCTCGAGGCAAAACCTCACATG CACGAGTTCCGGCTGGGTGTGCGGCTCTACTCAGAGGAACAGCCCCATGAAGCTGTGCCCCATTTGGAGGCGGCCCTGCAAGAGTATTTTGTGGCAGATGAGGAATGCCGTGCCCTCTGTGAGGGCCCTTATGACTATGATGGCTACAACTACCTCGAATACAATGCTGACCTCTTCCAGTCCATCACAG ATCATTACATCCAGGTGCTGAGTTGTAAACAGAGTTGTGTTACCGAGCTTGCCTCTCATCCCAGCCGAGAGAAGCCCTTTGAAGATTTCCTCCCGTCGCACTATAATTATCTTCAGTTTGCCTACTACAACA TCGGGAATTATACCCAAGCTATTGAATGTGCCAAGACGTACCTGCTCTTCTTTCCCAATGATGAGGTAATGAACCAGAACCTGGCTTATTACACAGCGATGGTGGGAGAAGAACTGGCAAAGCTCCTGAGCCCCCGGGAG AATGCCCAGAGATACCGACACCGAAGCCTGTTGGAGAAGGAGCTGCTTTTCTTTGCTTACGATGTATTTGGAATTCCCTTTGTGGACCCA GACACATGGACCCCAGAGGAGGTGATTCCCAAGAGACTGCAAGAAAAGCAGAA GACAGAACGGGAGACAGCTGTACGCATTTCTCAAGAGATTGGAAACCTCATGAAGGAGATTGAAACTCTCGTGGAGGAGAAGACAAAGGAAGCTGTGGACGTGAGCCTGCTCGCTCGGGAAG GAGGCCCCCTCCTCTATGATGGAATCAGCCTTACCATGAGCTCCAAGGTGCTGAATGGCTCCCAGCGAGTGGTGATGGATGGAGTCATCTCTGATGATGAGTGTCGGCAGCTGCAGAGACTCACCAAT GCAGCAGCAACTGCAGGGGATGGGTACCGAGGTCACACTTCTCCCCACACCAAAAGTGAGAAGTTCTACGGGGTCACTGTCTTCAAAGCCCTCAAG CTGGGCCAGGAGGGGAAGGTGCCCCTGCAGAGTGCCCATCTCTACTACAACGTGACCGAGAAGGTGAGGCGCGTCATGGAATCCTACTTCCGGCTGGATACGCCCCTCTATTTCTCCTACTCCCACCTGGTGTGCCGCACAGCGATCGAAG AAGCCCAGGAGGACAGGACCGACAGCAGCCATCCGGTGCACGTGGACAATTGCATCCTGAATTCAGAGGCACTGGTGTGCATCAAGGAGCCTCCTGCCTACACTTTCCGGGACTACAG TGCTATTCTCTACCTAAATGGGGACTTTGACGGAGGAAACTTTTATTTCACTGAACTAGATGCCAAGACAGTGACG GCAGAAGTGCAGCCCCAGTGTGGCAGAGCGGTGGGCTTCACCTCAGGGGCTGAGAACCCGCATGGGGTGAGGGCTGTCACCAGGGGGCAGCGCTGCGCCATTGCACTCTGGTTCACCCTGGACCCCCGGCACAGTGAGCGG GACCGAGTGCAGGCAGACGACCTGGTGAAGATGCTCTTCAGCCCTGAAGAACCGGACCTGTCCCAGGAGCAGCCCCATGACAAGTCCCAGGATGCACCTGTGCCTCCCACGGAGCCTCCCTCAGCGACCAAGTCAGGGAGCAAGGATGAGTTATGA
- the C3H1orf50 gene encoding uncharacterized protein C1orf50 homolog, producing the protein MRHLSGFFRVGNMAAPEASVCGDDVVGTEAGGGTDPQPETLVETHYDPADCAKAVSKVSSEPFLVAPYHTHRIGSPDDLVELAQQVQKADEFIRANATNKLIVIAEQIRHLQTQARKVLEDAQRDAELHHAACNMVKKPGNIYYLYKRDNGQQYFSILSPKEWGTSCPHDFLGAYKLQHDLSWTPFDNIGKQDAELGIMDKLLSQQMALPERTEPNFQGLT; encoded by the exons ATGCGTCACCTGTCGGGCTTCTTTAGAGTTGGGAACATGGCGGCTCCCGAGGCGTCGGTCTGCGGTGACGACGTGGTGGGGACTGAGGCGGGCGGGGGGACGGACCCTCAGCCAG AGACCCTTGTGGAGACTCACTACGACCCCGCCGACTGCGCCAAAGCCGTCTCCAAGGTCTCGTCCGAGCCGTTCCTGGTGGCCCCTTACCACACCCACCGCATAGGGAGCCCTGACGACCTCGTGGAGCTCGCTCAGCAGGTGCAGAAG gCTGATGAATTCATCAGAGCAAATGCTACAAACAAGCTGATAGTTATAGCTGAGCAAATCCGGCATTTGCAAACACAGGCCAGGAAG GTATTGGAAGATGCTCAACGAGATGCTGAACTTCACCATGCAGCTTGTAATATGgtgaaaaaacctggaaatatttactACCTCTATAAAAGGGATAATGGACAGCAATACTTTTCCATCCTTTCACCAAAG GAATGGGGTACAAGTTGTCCACATGATTTTCTTGGTGCTTACAAGCTTCAACATGACCTCTCCTGGACTCCATTTGACAACATTGGGAAGCAAGATGCTGAACTCGGCATCATGGACAAACTTTTGAGCCAGCAGATGGCCCTGCCCGAACGTACAGAGCCCAATTTCCAGGGCCTCACCTAG